A stretch of Bombus huntii isolate Logan2020A chromosome 7, iyBomHunt1.1, whole genome shotgun sequence DNA encodes these proteins:
- the LOC126867409 gene encoding ubiquitin-conjugating enzyme E2-17 kDa: protein MALKRINKELQDLGRDPPAQCSAGPVGDDLFHWQATIMGPPDSPYQGGVFFLTIHFPTDYPFKPPKVAFTTRIYHPNINSNGSICLDILRSQWSPALTISKVLLSICSLLCDPNPDDPLVPEIARLYKTDREKYNELAREWTRKYAM, encoded by the exons ATGGCTTTAAAACGAATTAATAAG GAACTTCAGGACCTTGGTAGAGATCCACCTGCGCAATGCTCCGCCGGTCCTGTGGGAGACGATT TATTCCATTGGCAAGCAACTATTATGGGACCA ccTGACAGTCCATACCAAGGAGGAGTGTTTTTCCTTACAATTCATTTCCCCACAGATTATCCATTCAAACCACCTAAG GTTGCTTTTACAACTAGAATTTATCATCCAAATATCAACAGTAATGGGAGTATTTGTTTGGACATTTTAAGATCGCAATGGTCCCCAGCACTTACCATATCAAAGG TTTTACTATCAATATGCTCCCTGCTCTGCGATCCAAATCCAGATGACCCGCTGGTACCAGAGATAGCAAGGTTATATAAAACTGACAGGGAGAAGTACAATGAATTGGCACGTGAATGGACGCGCAAGTATGCCATGTGA